The DNA sequence AAACGCTCTCCTCGACTCGGGAGCCGTCCAGTTCGAGGAAGCGGTACACTGGATCACTCTCGGAGGCTACGACGTCCAGTACCTCGTGGGTCTCGACGGAGTCAGCATGCCCTTAGTCGTACTCACGACGTTCCTCGCGAGCCTCGCGATACTCTCGGCGTGGCAGTCGATAGACGAGAGACAGAACGAGTTCTACGCCCTCGTCCTCCTACTCGAAGGTGGTCTCATAGGCGTCTTCACCGCACTCGACTTCCTAGTCTTCTACGTCTTCTGGGAAGCCGTACTCGTCCCGATGTACTTCCTCATAGCAGTCTGGGGAGGCGAGGACAGGAAGTACGCCGCGATGAAGTTCTTCGTCTACACCAACACCGCGTCTCTTGTGATGTTCATAGGAGTCTTCGCGCTGATCTTCAACTCGGGAATCGAGAGCCTCAGCCTGGTCGCTCTGACACACGCTATCCAGTCGGGCGGTCTCACAGGCGCGTGGGGAATACCCGCCGACATTCTCGCACTCATGGCGTTTGTCGCCCTCTTCATAGGATTCGCCGTCAAGGTTCATCTCGTTCCGTTCCACACATGGGCACCCGACGCCTACGTTCAGGCACCGACCCCCGTTAGTGTCCTACTCGCGGGTGTACTCCTCAAGATGGGTACTTACGCACTACTGAGGTTCAACTTCACTATGCTCTCCGACGTCGCCGCGGGACTCACCGCTGAGATCGCGGTCGTCGGCGCAGTCAGTGTCATCTACGGCGCGCTCTTAGCGATGGCACAGACTGACCTCAAGAGGATAGTCGCTTACTCGTCGATATCGAGCATGGGGTACGTCATAGTCGGCTTAGCGGCGTACACCGAGTACTCCGTCGGAGGCGCGACCTTCCAGATGATCTCACACGGTCTCATAAGCGGTCTCCTCTTCATGGTAGTCGGAGTCGTATACCACAAGCTCCACACGCGTGACGTACACGAGATCTCCGGCTTAGCCCACAGGATGCCCGTCGTGACGACAGTCTTCGTCGCGGCGGCTTTCGGATACATGGGACTCCCCGGTATGTCGGGATTCGCCGCCGAGATCTTCGTCTTCCTCGGATCGATGGGATCGTTCGAGGGATCAAGGATTATAGTCCCGGTAGCGATGTTTGGGGTCGTTATAGTCGCGGGATACCTTCTCTTCGCGATGCAGAGAACCCTCTTCGGCGAGTACGACGCTCCCGACGAGTATAAGGACGGACTCACCGACGCCTCGGTCGCCGAGACAGTTCCTCTCGTCCTTCTCGTACTCGTGATAATCGCGCTCGGGGTACAGCCCGACATCGCTTTCGAAATGATACAGAGGTCGACGAGTGCAGTAGTCGAGCTCACCGCAGGAGGTGTGTAGAATGAGACATAGCAGATACCAAGACAGAAACCAAGGTCGAGGTCGAGTTCAAACCATGAAGTCAGACGAGAGCCAGATGAGGTGGTCGACGTGGTAAGCCTCGAAGCCGTGTCGCCCGAACTCGCTGTGGGAGGTGTCGCGCTTCTCATACTCCTCGTCGACAGTTTCACACAGTCGAAACACGGACGTATCGCGGGAGTCCTCGGCTTCTTAGGAGTTACGGGAGGCTTCGGACTCAGCCTCTACGTCTACGGAAGCGGAGTGAGAGCCGACTCAGTCGCAGGTATGCTGATAGTCGACGAGTTTTCGCTCTTCTTCAACTTAGCCGTCCTGATAGTCTCGGCTCTTGTGATCGTAGCGAGCTTCGAGTACCTGAGCGAGTTCGCCCCCGAGACGAAGAACAACACGACAGAGTACGTCGTCCTCGTACTACTCGCGACACTCGGAATGATGCTGATGGGTAGCTCGCGGTCTCTCGTGACTGCCTTCATATCGCTTGAGATGACATCGCTCGCGTCGTACGCACTCGTGGGATTCACGAAGAAGAAGAAGGCGAGTATCGAGGGTGCTATGAAGTACCTCATACTCGGAGGTCTTTCGAGCTCTATACTCCTCTACGGAATCTCACTCGTCTACGGAGTCACGGGAACCTTCGACCTCTTCGAACTCGGAACGATGGACTCCCCCGTCGCACTTGTCGGCGTCGGAGCCCTCTTCATACTCGCGGGATTCGCGTTCAAGGTCGCCGCAGTTCCGTTCCAGGTCTGGGCACCCGACGCCTACACCGGAGCACCGACTCCGATAGCGGGCTTCATATCGAGCGCGTCTAAGATAGCGGGCTTCGTCGTCCTCTTCCGTGTATTCACAGTCGCCTTCGCGACACGCGTCGACTGGGTGCTCGCTGTACAGATACTCGCAGTCGTGACGATGACGTTCGGCAACTTCGCCGCCGCGGCACAGTCGAGCGTCAAGAGGATGCTCGCCTACTCGTCGATAGGACACGCCGGCTACGCTCTGATAGCCCTCGCTGTCTTCTCGTCGTCGGGTAACCAGGCATTCGCACTCGGAGCCGCGATGAGCCATCTCTTCGTCTACGGTCTTATGAACACGGGAGCCTTCCTAGTCGTCGGACTCGTAGACGACTACTGGGGATTCGGATACGAGTTCGAGGACTACGCCGGGGTCGGAAGACAGGTTCCCGTCATAGGGGTCGCGATGGCGATATTCATGTTCTCGCTCGCGGGTCTTCCGACGGGAGCCGGCTTCGTCTCGAAGCTCGCGGTCTTCGCGAGTGCTGTCGAGTCGGGATACTGGTGGCTCGCACTTGTGGGCTCGGTAAATTCGGCACTCAGCCTCTACTACTACACGAGAGTCCTCAGGTATATGTGGGTCGAGGACTCGTCGAGTGAGTCGCCCGAGATAACTAAGAAGCCTCTCGGCATCTACGCCGCCATAATATTCGCCGCCGCGGCTACATTCGCCCTGATGTTCGGCTTCGAGCCGGTTCTACAGACCGCGACAGACGCCGCTAGTCAGCTTCTATCTCTGTCGGTATGAGGATAGAGGACGAGGTCGAGAGGATTCCGACGCCCTCGACGTCTTCTAACGTCTACTCAGTCGACGGTGTCTTAGTTGACGTCGGAACCGACGTATCGGCTCTTCCCGACGCTGACGAGGTCTACATAACACACGCCCACGCCGACCACGTAGGCTGTCTTCCCGAGTACGTCGACGAGACCGACGCGGAGTTCCACATACATCCGAAGGCGTGGGATACTCTCGTTGAAGACGACGAGTACGCGCGTCTCAATTCCTGCTTCGTCAACGACGGCGACACAGTCTACTTCGGCGAGTACGCCTTCGAAGTTCTCCACACACCTGGACACTCACCCGGAAGCGTCTCGTACTACTCTGAGGACGAAAAGACTCTCTTCGCGGGCGACGTCGTCTTCGGAAACGGAAGTCCGGGACGTACCGACATGCCGGGGGGCGACTCCAAACAGCTTAGAAGATCGCTCGAACGTCTCAAGAACCTCGAAGTCGACCATCTATATCCCGGACACTCCGACCCGAGTCACACAGACGTCGAAGGCAAGATACACGTCGCCGCGAGTCTTGTCTGAGTATATGAGTCCGAAGGACGACACACAAGGCGGCATTTATACTCTCGTTCTCCGTCTCGAAGACGACACGGCTATAGAGGTAGGAGCACTCGGCGAGATAGAGTTCGAGTCGGG is a window from the Candidatus Afararchaeum irisae genome containing:
- a CDS encoding MBL fold metallo-hydrolase; amino-acid sequence: MRIEDEVERIPTPSTSSNVYSVDGVLVDVGTDVSALPDADEVYITHAHADHVGCLPEYVDETDAEFHIHPKAWDTLVEDDEYARLNSCFVNDGDTVYFGEYAFEVLHTPGHSPGSVSYYSEDEKTLFAGDVVFGNGSPGRTDMPGGDSKQLRRSLERLKNLEVDHLYPGHSDPSHTDVEGKIHVAASLV
- a CDS encoding NuoM family protein, whose amino-acid sequence is MKITALIAVPMVAALVTLFIKGDKSKYFAFVASLAPLGVSLYIWSLFDSSGGNALLDSGAVQFEEAVHWITLGGYDVQYLVGLDGVSMPLVVLTTFLASLAILSAWQSIDERQNEFYALVLLLEGGLIGVFTALDFLVFYVFWEAVLVPMYFLIAVWGGEDRKYAAMKFFVYTNTASLVMFIGVFALIFNSGIESLSLVALTHAIQSGGLTGAWGIPADILALMAFVALFIGFAVKVHLVPFHTWAPDAYVQAPTPVSVLLAGVLLKMGTYALLRFNFTMLSDVAAGLTAEIAVVGAVSVIYGALLAMAQTDLKRIVAYSSISSMGYVIVGLAAYTEYSVGGATFQMISHGLISGLLFMVVGVVYHKLHTRDVHEISGLAHRMPVVTTVFVAAAFGYMGLPGMSGFAAEIFVFLGSMGSFEGSRIIVPVAMFGVVIVAGYLLFAMQRTLFGEYDAPDEYKDGLTDASVAETVPLVLLVLVIIALGVQPDIAFEMIQRSTSAVVELTAGGV
- a CDS encoding NADH-quinone oxidoreductase subunit N codes for the protein MVDVVSLEAVSPELAVGGVALLILLVDSFTQSKHGRIAGVLGFLGVTGGFGLSLYVYGSGVRADSVAGMLIVDEFSLFFNLAVLIVSALVIVASFEYLSEFAPETKNNTTEYVVLVLLATLGMMLMGSSRSLVTAFISLEMTSLASYALVGFTKKKKASIEGAMKYLILGGLSSSILLYGISLVYGVTGTFDLFELGTMDSPVALVGVGALFILAGFAFKVAAVPFQVWAPDAYTGAPTPIAGFISSASKIAGFVVLFRVFTVAFATRVDWVLAVQILAVVTMTFGNFAAAAQSSVKRMLAYSSIGHAGYALIALAVFSSSGNQAFALGAAMSHLFVYGLMNTGAFLVVGLVDDYWGFGYEFEDYAGVGRQVPVIGVAMAIFMFSLAGLPTGAGFVSKLAVFASAVESGYWWLALVGSVNSALSLYYYTRVLRYMWVEDSSSESPEITKKPLGIYAAIIFAAAATFALMFGFEPVLQTATDAASQLLSLSV